A section of the Harmonia axyridis chromosome 2, icHarAxyr1.1, whole genome shotgun sequence genome encodes:
- the LOC123672479 gene encoding polycystic kidney disease 2-like 2 protein yields MMKRSRSQDGLSNDLRNVGGNKNSQDVARLKARLRDAYSDETSFEGSQHTVKPDKPKKVRCITRAMAEDFSREQVLFSSLVETVFYIFFAIACWIHVANLKNSEMYYMTEAIKQGFFKKQFGGNDKEGIEPITFADISTVSDMWNFISLMFIDTIYFDKYFSKFSHVEEARALSVLYENVVLGVPRIRQVRVSEDSCEIHPYFRRLFRLCFSSYNEESEDKKTFGLGEETAWVYSDDTVTENIEVSGAVATYGGGGFYLDLNTNGTSALAQIKYLEDNLWITRHTRAVFVDFSVYNTNLNIFGVCKIIFELPPTGGVLPSHKFDCVKLIVTYDSWNYFVFICESIFYIFIFIYMLQSLRELIYFKWRYFVRFWSYIDCTITALAIWCLFLMNYKRNNIDYYLSKIKENPSKYGNLEYISYIQGLHDDVAAITLFFVFIRFFKYLNFNKTMGQLNDTLKKCTWDIMGFSIMFFIIFFAYSELGFLLFGSQVEDFRTFGHSMFTLLRTILGDFEYGLIEEAHRILAPIYFLSYIFLVFFVLLNMFLAIINDTYADVKTELAIAPTELQMTDYLKMHLYKLISASKCCKFKLKDVKKTEYSLTAEEIRTALEKCGFSYLEIEMFFARYNINPVAMVTEYDISKLITELESITPEATSEKHQTPEAAKTTDDLLQQKQQLKDMEATMFQLASKIDDLIQTIERIHAEQNKKKGSWDSLLNL; encoded by the exons atgatgaaaagGTCTAGATCACAGGATGGTCTATCCAATGATTTACGAAATGTTGGAGGAAACAAGAATTCACAAGATGTTGCCAGGTTGAAAGCTAGACTTCGTGATGCTTATTCAGATGAAACTAGTTTTGAAGGATCTCAACACACCGTGAAACCGGATAAACCAAAAAAAG TTCGATGTATAACAAGAGCAATGGCTGAAGATTTCAGTAGAGAGCAAGTTCTTTTCAGTTCTCTAGTTGAAACGGTATTCTACATCTTTTTCGCAATAGCATGTTGGATAC ATGTTgccaatttgaaaaattccgaGATGTACTATATGACAGAAGCAATAAAACAGGGTTTCTTCAAGAAACAGTTTGGGGGTAACGACAAGGAAGGAATCGAACCAATAACCTTCGCTGACATTTCAACAGTTTCTGACATGTGGAAT ttcATCTCCTTAATGTTCATCGATACTATATATTTCGACAAATACTTCAGTAAATTTTCTCACGTTGAAGAAGCGAGAGCATTGAGCGTATTATACGAAAATGTGGTTTTAGGGGTTCCTCGTATAAGACAG GTGCGTGTTTCTGAAGATTCCTGTGAGATACATCCTTACTTCCGAAGACTGTTCAGACTATGCTTCTCCTCATATAATGAGGAGTCCGAAGATAAAAAAACATTTGGATTAGGCGAGGAAACTGC gtggGTGTATTCAGACGATACCGTCACCGAAAACATTGAAGTATCAGGAGCAGTGGCCACCTATGGGGGTGGAGGATTCTACCTAGATCTCAATACGAACGGGACAAGCGCTCTGGCCCAAATAAAATACCTGGAGGACAACCTCTGGATTACCAGACATACCAGGGCTGTGTTTGTTGATTTCTCGGTTTATAATACGAACCTGAACATATTCGGAGTATGCAA aataatattCGAGCTACCGCCAACTGGGGGTGTCTTGCCTAGTCACAAATTTGACTGTGTGAAACTGATAGTAACGTACGACTCTTGGAACTACTTCGTCTTCATTTGCGAGTCGATCTTCTACATTTTCATCTTCATCTATATGTTGCAATCGCTTAGagaattgatttatttcaaatggaggTATTTCGTGCGCTTTTGGTCCTATATAGATTGCACGATTACAGCT CTTGCCATCTGGTGTCTATTCCTCATGAACTACAAACGGAATAATATAGACTACTACCTATCGAAAATAAAGGAGAATCCCTCAAAATATGGAAACTTGGAGTACATATCTTATATACAGGGCTTACATGACGACGTCGCAGCCATCACTCTGTTTTTCGTTTTCATACGTTTCTTCAAATACTTAAATTTCAATAAGACTATGGGACAACTCAATGATACACTCAAAAAG TGCACATGGGACATCATGGGCTTCTCCATCatgtttttcatcattttcttcgCTTATTCTGAACTCGGATTCCTTCTTTTTGGATCACAG GTGGAAGATTTTCGAACTTTTGGTCATTCAATGTTCACCCTGCTGAGAACAATTCTTGGTGATTTCGAATATGGTTTGATAGAAGAAGCACACAGAATACTAGCACCGATATATTTCCTGAGCTACATTTTTCTAGTTTTCTTCGTACTCTTG AACATGTTTTTGGCCATCATCAACGATACCTATGCCGATGTCAAAACGGAATTAGCTATAGCACCTACCGAACTGCAAATGACCGACTATTTGAAAATGCACTTATACAAATTGATAAGCGCTAGTAAATGCTGCAAGTTCAAGTTGAAAGATGTCAAGAAAACAGAGTACAGCTTGACTGCAGAAGAAATACGAACAGCTCTCGAAAA ATGCGGCTTCAGTTACTTGGAGATAGAAATGTTCTTTGCCCGATACAATATAAATCCAGTGGCTATGGTAACCGAATATGACATCAGTAAGCTCATTACAGAATTGGAAAGTATAACACCAG AAGCTACATCGGAAAAACACCAAACACCCGAAGCTGCAAAAACCACAGATGATCTGCTGCA acAAAAGCAGCAGCTCAAAGACATGGAAGCTACTATGTTCCAACTGGCTTCAAAAATTGATGACCTGATCCAAACGATAGAAAGAATACATGCTGAGCAGAATAAGAAGAAAGGCTCATGGGATAGTTTACTTAAtctctga
- the LOC123672491 gene encoding U6 snRNA phosphodiesterase, which yields MGTNALQLLVQYGNDGESSEEDVPGPNVSTKRRFKEENPKRLPLPDCIKKIDGPTWVDDPSKHQGRIRSFKHERGNWATFVYIPCEPHNGFTLLQESLMSCIPEVPFQKIDDLHLSLTKTVVLKYHWIHSFINSIKDRVSHFRRFVLTFGNLQVYCNEEKTRTFIGLEVTSAHDTLNSIIEELDKCLSEFQLPLFYKDPSFHISILWCVGDLKSKLESYLHHFDLIIKNILIENSDEIWHIAVNYLFCKTGNKKFQFPLDS from the exons ATGGGAACTAATGCTCTTCAACTCTTGGTTCAATATGGTAATGATGGAGAAAGTTCTGAGGAAGATGTTCCTGGACCTAATGTTTCAACAAAGAGGCGATTCAAAGAGGAAAATCcaaaaag gcTTCCCCTTCCagattgtataaaaaaaattgacggaCCTACATGGGTTGATGATCCATCCAAACATCAAGGTAGAATACGTtcattcaaacatgaaaggggCAACTGGGCCACATTTGTTTATATACCAT GCGAACCACATAATGGCTTCACTTTGTTGCAAGAATCCCTCATGAGTTGCATACCAGaagtaccttttcaaaaaattgatgacCTACATTTGAGTTTAACTAAAACAGTTGTATTGAAATACCATTGGATCCATTCTttcattaattcaattaaaGATAGAGTTTCTCATTTTAGAAG GTTTGTGCTTACATTTGGTAATCTACAAGTTTATtgcaatgaagaaaaaacaagaACCTTTATTGGTTTGGAAGTAACTAGTGCTCATGATACTTTAAATTCTATAATCGAAGAATTAGATAAATGTTTATCAGAATTCCAGCTTCCACTCTTCTACAAG GATCCATCATTCCATATCAGTATATTATGGTGTGTGGGCGATCTAAAGAGTAAATTGGAGTCCTATCTACATCATTTTGATCtgataataaagaatattttgaTAGAGAATTCAgatgaaatttggcatatagCTGTGAATTACTTATTTTGTAAAACAGGCAACAAGAAATTTCAGTTTCCTTTAGATTCataa
- the LOC123672492 gene encoding uncharacterized protein LOC123672492 isoform X1 encodes MNSIDELLKELEKEPMTESRRKRLKLYKEENARFKESLAVVKLMHEYSPFDSPIEKDPDWVEALKTLRIGQQYFETSECSAEAMALSHIEKESKDNTYIKSLKSDIQLYMGFNAEVEKDIETFTRQLEEAKKHFKDALCEPKDIHLVDKKIASYSNELEKFEKKHPWLKNPQIDLTYIAKEAEMLASMLEEKEAMEKEFKAYQGLAPDVHEASRQLSDLKKEYNKLREKYHSNKH; translated from the exons ATGAATTCAATTGACGAACTCTTAAAGGAACTAGAAAAAGAACCAATGACGGAAAGTAGGAGGAAAAGACTGAAATTATATAAGGAAGAAA ATGCTAGATTTAAAGAGTCTCTTGCTGTGGTTAAATTAATGCATGAATATAGTCCATTTGATAGCCCCATTGAGAAAGATCCAGATTGGGTTGAAGCATTAAAAACTCTTAGAATTGGCCAACAGTATTTTGAAACATCTGAATGTAGTGCTGAGGCAATGGCATTGTCTCACATTGAAAAAGAAAGTAAAGATAATACTTATATCAAATCTTTGAAGAGTGATATTCAACTCTATATGGGATTTAATGCAGAAGTTGAGAAGGATATTGAAACATTTACAAG GCAACTAGAAGAAGCAAAGAAACATTTCAAAGATGCTTTATGTGAACCAAAGGATATCCATCTTGTGGATAAAAAAATTGCCTCTTATTCAAATGAactggaaaaatttgaa aaaaagcATCCTTGGCTGAAGAACCCTCAAATTGATTTAACTTACATTGCTAAAGAAGCTGAAATGTTGGCAAGTATGCTAGAAGAAAAAGAAGCCATGGAAAAGGAATTTAAAGCTTATCAAGGCTTAGCTCCCGATGTTCATGAAGCATCTCGCCAACTTAGTGATCTGAAGAAGGAGTATAACAAATTGAGAGAGAAATATCATTCAAACAAACATTga
- the LOC123672492 gene encoding uncharacterized protein LOC123672492 isoform X2, translated as MHEYSPFDSPIEKDPDWVEALKTLRIGQQYFETSECSAEAMALSHIEKESKDNTYIKSLKSDIQLYMGFNAEVEKDIETFTRQLEEAKKHFKDALCEPKDIHLVDKKIASYSNELEKFEKKHPWLKNPQIDLTYIAKEAEMLASMLEEKEAMEKEFKAYQGLAPDVHEASRQLSDLKKEYNKLREKYHSNKH; from the exons ATGCATGAATATAGTCCATTTGATAGCCCCATTGAGAAAGATCCAGATTGGGTTGAAGCATTAAAAACTCTTAGAATTGGCCAACAGTATTTTGAAACATCTGAATGTAGTGCTGAGGCAATGGCATTGTCTCACATTGAAAAAGAAAGTAAAGATAATACTTATATCAAATCTTTGAAGAGTGATATTCAACTCTATATGGGATTTAATGCAGAAGTTGAGAAGGATATTGAAACATTTACAAG GCAACTAGAAGAAGCAAAGAAACATTTCAAAGATGCTTTATGTGAACCAAAGGATATCCATCTTGTGGATAAAAAAATTGCCTCTTATTCAAATGAactggaaaaatttgaa aaaaagcATCCTTGGCTGAAGAACCCTCAAATTGATTTAACTTACATTGCTAAAGAAGCTGAAATGTTGGCAAGTATGCTAGAAGAAAAAGAAGCCATGGAAAAGGAATTTAAAGCTTATCAAGGCTTAGCTCCCGATGTTCATGAAGCATCTCGCCAACTTAGTGATCTGAAGAAGGAGTATAACAAATTGAGAGAGAAATATCATTCAAACAAACATTga
- the LOC123672493 gene encoding U6 snRNA-associated Sm-like protein LSm2 gives MLFYSFFKSLVGKDVVVELKNDLSICGTLHSVDQYLNIKLTDISVTDTDKYPHMLSVKNCFIRGSVVRYVQLPADEVDTQLLQDAARKESAVPTR, from the exons ATG CTCTTCTACTCATTTTTCAAGTCCCTAGTAGGAAAAGATGTGGTTGTGGAACTCAAAAATGATCTGAG TATTTGTGGCACTCTACACTCAGTCGaccaatatttgaatataaagCTAACGGATATTAGTGTAACAGATACAGATAAATATCCACACATG CTCTCtgtaaaaaattgtttcattagaGGATCAGTTGTTCGATATGTTCAATTACCTGCAGATGAAGTAGACACACAGCTTTTACAAGATGCAGCTCGTAAAGAATCAGCAGTGCCAACTAGATAG